In Microbacterium sp. zg-Y818, the genomic window CCGAGTGCGCCGGCGAGGAAGCGCTGGGCGACGCCCGCGGTGCGGAACATGCCTCCGTGGGCGAACATGCGATCCAGCGCCACGCCCTCGGCGTCGAGCACCCGCATGCCGAGGGCGAGGGTGCCGAAGACTCCGTACAGCTGGGCGCGCATGGCGTTGGCCAGGGTGAACGAGCTGTCGGGCGTGCGCACGAACAGCGGCCGCCCCTCGTCGAGGCCTGCGATCGGCTCGCCCGCGAGGTGGTTGTAGGCGATGAGGCCGCCGGCGTCGGCATCGCCGGCGAGGGCCTCGCGGAACAGCGTCTCGTATACGGCATCCGCGTCGAGGGGCTGCCCAGCGGCCTCGGCGAAGCGCGCGAACATCGCCGCCCATGCGGCCAGCTCGCTCGCGCCGTTGTTGCAGTGCACCATGGCGACGGGGTCGCCGGCGGGGGTCGTGACGAGGTCGAGCTCGTGGTGCGTGCGGGCCAGCGGCCGCTCGAGCACGACCATCGCGAAGATGCTCGTGCCGGCGCTGACGTTGCCGGTGCGGGGTGCGACGGCGTTGGTCGCGACCATGCCGGTGCCGGCGTCGCCCTCGGGCGGGCAGAGCGGGATGCCGGGGCGCAGGGCCCCGGTGGGGTCGAGCAGAGCCGCGCCCTCGGCGGTGAGGTCACCGGCGGGCGTCCCCGCCATGAGCACCTCGGGGAGCAGGGCGGCGAGGTCGAGTCCCGTGCCGAGGCCGGCGAAGCGCGCCAGCAGTTCGGGGGCGTATCCGCCCGTCGCCGCGTCGATGGGGAACATGCCCGACGCGTCGCCGATGCCGAGCACCCTGCGGCCGGTGAGACGCCAGTGCACGTAGCCGGCGAGCGTTGTGAAGAAGTCGATCTGCGGCACGTGCGGCTCGTCATCGAGCACGGCCTGATAGAGGTGGGCGATCGACCAGCGGTGCGGGATGTTGACCTCGAACAGCTCGGTGAGCGTGGTCACCGCGGGGCCCGTGTTCGTGTTGCGCCAGGTGCGGAACGGCACCAGCAGCTCACCGGCGGCGTCGAAGGCCAGGTAGCCGTGCATCATCGCCGAGACGCCGATCGCGCCGAACGTGTCGGGCACGACGCCATAACGGGCCTGCACGTCGGCGACGAGGTCGGCGTAGGCCGCCTGCAGCCCCGACCAGACGTCCTCGAGGGAGTAGGTCCACAGGCGCTCCTCGAAGCGGTTCTCCCACTCATGGCTGCCGACGGCGAGCACATCGGTGGGATTCTCGCCGACGAGGCAGGCCTTGATGCGGGTCGACCCCAGCTCGATGCCGAGCGACGTGCGGCCGGCGCGGATGGCCTCGGCGGTCGTCGATTCGTTCATGAGCGTCTGGTCTCCACCCTC contains:
- a CDS encoding FGGY-family carbohydrate kinase; amino-acid sequence: MNESTTAEAIRAGRTSLGIELGSTRIKACLVGENPTDVLAVGSHEWENRFEERLWTYSLEDVWSGLQAAYADLVADVQARYGVVPDTFGAIGVSAMMHGYLAFDAAGELLVPFRTWRNTNTGPAVTTLTELFEVNIPHRWSIAHLYQAVLDDEPHVPQIDFFTTLAGYVHWRLTGRRVLGIGDASGMFPIDAATGGYAPELLARFAGLGTGLDLAALLPEVLMAGTPAGDLTAEGAALLDPTGALRPGIPLCPPEGDAGTGMVATNAVAPRTGNVSAGTSIFAMVVLERPLARTHHELDLVTTPAGDPVAMVHCNNGASELAAWAAMFARFAEAAGQPLDADAVYETLFREALAGDADAGGLIAYNHLAGEPIAGLDEGRPLFVRTPDSSFTLANAMRAQLYGVFGTLALGMRVLDAEGVALDRMFAHGGMFRTAGVAQRFLAGALGAPVAVGDTAAEGGAWGIAVLASYLAHAEGTDLATYLDSHVFAGADVTVAQPDRGDVAGFATYLDRYRAGLAIEAAAVAAL